A window from Tenacibaculum singaporense encodes these proteins:
- a CDS encoding aspartyl/asparaginyl beta-hydroxylase domain-containing protein has translation METATTTTSNTFSDRIKLPFNFEVPKMFKEAKALQLDNFEYYDVIPLRSPAHLVDTSLPFPAPAEDYADGSWTDWLDTNALKKSPYLTSVIDFFKENTTVNLVRLLRLAPHSTVKEHTDPTLGLEIEKSVIRLTIPILNNESVTFYLNNTPVLMKPGECWYMRLTDPHKVINNGDEERINLTIDMIPNDWIRRIINESGQNSI, from the coding sequence ATGGAAACAGCTACTACTACAACAAGTAATACTTTTAGTGACCGTATTAAACTGCCCTTTAATTTTGAAGTACCTAAAATGTTTAAAGAAGCCAAAGCTTTGCAATTAGATAACTTTGAATATTATGATGTAATTCCTTTACGTTCACCTGCTCATTTAGTGGATACATCATTACCTTTCCCTGCTCCTGCTGAGGATTATGCAGATGGTTCGTGGACAGATTGGTTGGATACTAATGCCTTAAAAAAGTCTCCGTATTTAACTAGTGTTATCGATTTTTTTAAAGAAAACACCACTGTGAACTTAGTTAGGTTACTTCGACTGGCTCCACACTCAACAGTTAAAGAACATACGGATCCTACCTTAGGTTTGGAGATTGAAAAATCAGTAATACGACTTACTATTCCTATTCTTAACAATGAAAGTGTAACTTTTTATTTGAATAACACTCCCGTGCTCATGAAACCTGGGGAATGCTGGTATATGCGACTTACCGATCCTCATAAAGTTATTAATAATGGTGATGAGGAACGCATAAACCTTACTATTGATATGATTCCTAATGATTGGATTCGAAGGATTATTAATGAAAGTGGACAAAATTCTATATAA
- a CDS encoding nuclear transport factor 2 family protein, translating to MEQKHPLPPFTLETAKQKIQLAEDAWNSQNPEKIALAYTVDSEWRNRDTFVNGREEIINFLSKKWQNELNYKLKKEYWAHSENRIAVRFEYEYQNKEGKWFRAYGNENWEFNDDGQMKKRYASINDLEIEEVDKYL from the coding sequence ATGGAACAAAAACATCCACTCCCTCCTTTTACTCTTGAAACAGCTAAACAAAAAATTCAACTAGCAGAAGATGCTTGGAATTCTCAAAATCCTGAAAAAATTGCATTAGCTTACACTGTTGATAGTGAATGGAGAAATAGAGACACCTTTGTTAACGGTAGAGAAGAAATTATTAACTTCTTGAGTAAAAAGTGGCAAAATGAGCTTAATTATAAACTAAAAAAAGAATATTGGGCTCACAGTGAAAATAGAATTGCTGTACGCTTTGAATATGAATATCAGAACAAAGAAGGCAAATGGTTTAGAGCTTACGGTAATGAAAACTGGGAGTTTAATGATGATGGACAAATGAAAAAAAGATATGCGAGTATTAATGATCTTGAAATAGAGGAAGTTGATAAGTATCTTTAA
- a CDS encoding GNAT family N-acetyltransferase — MDYKIDTINKTEYQEVVDLWEASVRATHHFLKEDDIAYFKPLILNTYLDAVELKCIKINNKIVGFLGVAEQNLEMLFIHPEYRGKKVGKALLEYSIDKLNVDKVDVNEQNEQAVGFYNHFGFETIKRSELDATGKPYPILHMQLTK; from the coding sequence GTGGATTATAAAATAGATACTATAAACAAAACTGAATATCAAGAAGTAGTTGACTTATGGGAAGCTTCCGTTAGGGCGACACATCATTTTTTAAAAGAAGATGACATTGCATATTTTAAACCTCTTATTCTAAATACGTATTTAGATGCAGTAGAGTTAAAGTGTATTAAAATCAATAATAAAATAGTAGGTTTTTTAGGTGTTGCTGAACAAAATTTAGAAATGCTTTTTATCCACCCTGAATATCGAGGTAAAAAGGTAGGTAAAGCCTTATTAGAATACTCAATTGACAAATTGAATGTAGATAAGGTCGATGTAAATGAGCAAAATGAACAAGCTGTTGGTTTTTACAATCATTTCGGTTTTGAAACTATCAAACGTTCTGAATTAGACGCTACTGGAAAACCATACCCTATTTTACACATGCAATTAACTAAATAA
- a CDS encoding META domain-containing protein — protein sequence MKKLSFVFAVILLITVSCAKKDTAEQLYGTAWELEYISGPRIAFEGLFPDKKPQLTFDKETKKATGNNGCNGYAAEFTLGEENAISFGEPGPTTMMYCGQGEQEFLKTIKKINKYSFDIEGKLNLLMDDVTMMRFKKVTTEE from the coding sequence ATGAAAAAACTATCATTTGTATTCGCAGTAATTCTATTAATTACAGTGTCTTGTGCTAAAAAAGATACTGCTGAACAGTTATACGGAACCGCTTGGGAACTAGAATACATCTCTGGACCTAGAATTGCTTTTGAAGGATTGTTTCCTGATAAAAAGCCACAACTTACGTTTGATAAAGAAACAAAGAAAGCTACAGGAAATAACGGTTGTAACGGTTATGCTGCTGAATTTACGTTAGGAGAAGAAAATGCGATTTCTTTTGGAGAACCAGGACCAACAACTATGATGTACTGCGGACAAGGAGAACAAGAGTTTTTAAAAACCATTAAAAAAATAAACAAGTATAGTTTTGACATAGAAGGAAAACTAAACTTATTGATGGACGATGTAACCATGATGCGTTTTAAAAAAGTAACCACTGAAGAATAA
- a CDS encoding four helix bundle protein has protein sequence MHNFKKLKIWTESMNLVSDSYKLTRTFPDFEKFGLVSQMNRCAVSIPSNIAEGSSKSTNKHFNKYLEDSLGSSFEWETQLIIAFNESYLSEEKFKELEQKIKSIQKMISSFQSGLNKS, from the coding sequence ATGCACAATTTCAAAAAATTAAAAATTTGGACTGAAAGCATGAATTTAGTTTCTGATTCTTATAAATTAACTAGAACCTTTCCAGACTTTGAAAAGTTTGGCTTGGTTTCTCAGATGAATAGATGTGCTGTTTCTATTCCTTCTAACATAGCTGAGGGTTCAAGTAAAAGCACTAACAAACATTTTAATAAATATTTAGAAGATAGCTTAGGTTCTTCATTTGAATGGGAAACACAATTAATTATTGCTTTTAATGAAAGCTACCTATCTGAAGAAAAGTTTAAAGAATTAGAACAAAAAATTAAGTCAATACAAAAAATGATTTCAAGTTTCCAATCTGGTCTGAATAAGTCTTGA
- a CDS encoding TPM domain-containing protein — protein MKLFFKIIILSFLTTSGCKLQQNEKNEINTNAPKAEFTEFDLGESDLSTLKNVVNDYESLFTIEQLEKLTLLIREYEKKTSNQIAIVSIKSIGKYTDFSQFAIDLSNYNGVGQKEKNNGLTIVFSKTLKKIRISTGVGTEQVLTDEICEEVIEKTIIPEFKKGEYYLGIEKGITELMTKWE, from the coding sequence ATGAAACTTTTCTTTAAAATAATAATACTCTCTTTTTTAACAACTTCAGGCTGTAAGTTGCAGCAAAATGAGAAGAATGAAATAAACACTAACGCTCCTAAAGCTGAATTTACCGAATTCGATTTAGGTGAAAGTGATTTATCCACACTAAAAAATGTAGTAAATGATTATGAATCTCTCTTCACCATTGAACAACTGGAAAAATTAACTTTGTTAATTCGCGAGTATGAGAAAAAGACTTCCAACCAAATAGCTATTGTTTCTATTAAATCAATCGGAAAATACACCGATTTTAGTCAATTCGCTATTGACTTATCAAATTATAATGGTGTAGGTCAAAAAGAAAAAAATAACGGCTTGACTATTGTTTTCAGTAAAACCCTAAAAAAAATAAGAATTTCTACAGGCGTTGGAACTGAACAAGTTTTAACAGACGAAATTTGTGAGGAAGTAATTGAAAAAACAATTATCCCTGAATTTAAAAAAGGAGAATATTACCTTGGTATTGAAAAAGGAATAACTGAGTTAATGACTAAGTGGGAATAG
- a CDS encoding cation transporter: MYKTIFEITKMDCPSEESLIRMKLDGISGIANLKFDIPNRKLTVFHNEEVDLIEKSVIELNLGGKRVSTERTNQTNFEENTNQKKLLWAVLGINAAFFIIEMTTGIISKSMGLVADSLDMLADSFVYGISLFAVGGTLTRKKRIAKLAGYFQITLALLGFVEVLRRFFGAEKLPNFSTMIIVSVLALIANGICLYILQKSKSKEEAHMKASMIFTSNDIIINLGVITAGVLVHWLNSNKPDLIIGTIVFVLVIQGAFRILKLSK, encoded by the coding sequence ATGTATAAAACTATTTTTGAAATAACCAAAATGGATTGTCCTTCTGAGGAGAGTTTAATTCGAATGAAGTTAGACGGAATTTCTGGTATAGCAAACTTAAAGTTTGATATTCCTAATAGAAAATTAACGGTTTTTCATAACGAAGAAGTTGATTTAATTGAAAAATCGGTAATTGAACTAAACTTAGGCGGAAAGAGGGTTTCCACAGAAAGAACAAATCAAACTAATTTTGAAGAAAACACCAATCAGAAAAAATTACTTTGGGCTGTTCTCGGAATTAATGCTGCTTTTTTCATTATTGAAATGACAACGGGAATTATCTCTAAATCAATGGGACTTGTTGCCGATAGCCTAGACATGCTTGCTGATAGTTTTGTTTATGGAATTAGTCTTTTTGCCGTTGGTGGAACTTTAACAAGAAAGAAAAGAATTGCAAAACTTGCTGGATATTTTCAAATAACTCTTGCTTTACTTGGATTTGTTGAAGTTTTAAGAAGATTCTTTGGTGCTGAAAAACTTCCAAACTTTTCAACAATGATAATCGTTTCGGTTTTAGCACTTATCGCAAATGGCATTTGTCTTTATATTTTACAGAAGTCAAAGAGTAAAGAAGAAGCACACATGAAAGCAAGTATGATTTTTACTTCAAATGACATTATTATTAATTTAGGAGTAATAACAGCAGGAGTTTTAGTGCATTGGTTAAATTCTAACAAACCTGATTTGATTATCGGAACCATTGTTTTTGTTTTAGTAATTCAAGGAGCTTTTCGAATTTTAAAACTAAGTAAGTAA
- a CDS encoding acetyl-CoA C-acyltransferase gives MKTAYIVKGYRTAVGKSKKGVFRFKRADELAAETIKYMMTKLPEFDVKRIDDVIVGNAMPEGSQGLNMARIISLIGLDSVDVPGVTVNRFCSSGLETIGMAVAKIQSGMAECIIAGGAESMSSVPMTGFKPELNYDIVNAGHEDYYWGMGNTAEAVAQQYNVSRADQDQFAYESHMKALKALDSDRFQDQIAPIDVEETYIDGNGKRATRNYTVTKDEGPRRGTSVEALARLRPVFAADGSVTAGNSSQTSDGAAFVMVMSEDMVKELGIQPEARLVSYAAAGVPPRIMGIGPVAAIPKALKQAGLQQSDIELIELNEAFASQSLAVIRELGLNPDIVNVNGGAIALGHPLGCTGGKLSVQLFDEMRKRNMNNKYGMVTMCVGTGQGAAGIFEFLS, from the coding sequence ATGAAAACAGCATATATAGTAAAAGGATATAGAACCGCCGTAGGGAAATCTAAAAAAGGTGTGTTCAGATTTAAAAGAGCTGACGAATTAGCTGCTGAAACCATCAAGTATATGATGACAAAGTTGCCAGAATTCGACGTAAAGCGTATCGACGATGTTATTGTTGGTAACGCAATGCCAGAAGGTTCTCAAGGATTAAACATGGCAAGAATTATTTCGTTAATCGGATTAGATTCTGTAGATGTTCCTGGAGTTACCGTAAACCGTTTCTGTTCATCAGGATTAGAAACTATTGGTATGGCAGTAGCAAAAATTCAATCTGGAATGGCAGAATGTATTATTGCTGGTGGAGCAGAAAGCATGAGTTCTGTACCAATGACAGGTTTTAAACCAGAATTAAACTACGATATCGTAAATGCAGGTCACGAAGATTACTATTGGGGAATGGGTAATACTGCTGAAGCAGTAGCGCAACAATACAATGTATCTCGTGCAGATCAAGATCAATTTGCATACGAATCGCACATGAAAGCTTTAAAAGCATTAGATAGTGATCGTTTCCAAGATCAAATAGCTCCAATTGATGTAGAAGAAACTTACATTGATGGAAACGGAAAACGCGCTACAAGAAATTACACAGTTACTAAAGACGAAGGTCCACGTCGTGGAACAAGCGTAGAAGCCTTAGCAAGATTACGTCCAGTATTTGCTGCTGACGGTTCTGTTACTGCTGGTAACTCATCACAAACAAGTGATGGAGCTGCCTTTGTAATGGTAATGAGTGAAGATATGGTAAAAGAGTTAGGTATTCAACCAGAAGCTCGTTTAGTAAGTTATGCAGCAGCAGGAGTACCACCTCGTATTATGGGAATTGGTCCTGTAGCAGCAATTCCAAAAGCATTAAAACAAGCAGGTTTACAACAAAGTGATATTGAATTAATTGAACTAAACGAAGCGTTTGCTTCACAATCGTTAGCAGTTATTCGCGAATTAGGATTAAATCCGGATATCGTTAACGTAAATGGTGGAGCAATTGCTTTAGGTCACCCATTAGGATGTACTGGTGGTAAACTATCTGTTCAGTTATTTGATGAAATGCGTAAGCGTAACATGAATAACAAATACGGAATGGTAACCATGTGTGTAGGTACTGGTCAAGGTGCTGCTGGTATTTTTGAATTCCTAAGTTAA
- a CDS encoding TetR/AcrR family transcriptional regulator, translating into MSSPRERILETVAHLFHQQGYNSTGINQVIKEAKVAKASFYQHFKSKDALCVDFLNYRHEFWFKELFKFTSKSKNSKDRILLSFDFVAHMNTKEGFRGCSFLNILSEISKEQETILLVIQSHKKELNNFFQELTDNELLAIHIYLLFESAIIESQLFKSNEIVYKSKKIIQNLL; encoded by the coding sequence ATGAGTAGCCCTAGAGAACGTATATTAGAAACTGTAGCCCATTTATTTCATCAACAAGGTTATAACAGTACGGGTATTAACCAAGTTATTAAAGAAGCTAAAGTAGCCAAAGCAAGTTTTTATCAACACTTTAAATCAAAAGATGCTTTGTGTGTCGACTTCTTAAACTATAGACACGAATTTTGGTTTAAAGAACTATTTAAGTTTACTTCAAAAAGTAAAAATTCAAAAGACAGAATACTCCTTTCTTTCGATTTTGTAGCTCATATGAATACAAAAGAGGGTTTCAGGGGTTGTAGCTTTTTGAATATTCTATCAGAAATATCAAAAGAACAAGAAACTATACTCCTAGTGATTCAATCTCATAAAAAAGAATTGAATAATTTTTTTCAGGAGTTAACAGATAACGAATTACTAGCTATCCATATTTACCTACTTTTTGAAAGTGCTATCATAGAAAGTCAACTCTTCAAATCAAATGAAATAGTATATAAATCAAAAAAAATAATACAAAACTTACTATAA
- a CDS encoding dioxygenase family protein — protein sequence MYLPKHKTLKHYLGALFLMLIVASCKGQTQTNVERNVDGGCQDCKALLDYKMLNINPKPIDTLPGFHENEPKLKITGTAFKKDGKTPAENVILYIYHTNRNGIYQPSDKPVGSEKRHGQHRNWLKTDNDGKFTFYTFRPASYPNSQEPEHIHIYVKEPNTVPYYIDSYQFESDPALTEEKKQSEKNRGGSGIIQLKKEDGIWTAHRDLILGLNIPDYE from the coding sequence ATGTATCTTCCTAAACACAAAACACTAAAACACTATTTAGGAGCGCTTTTTTTAATGCTTATTGTAGCTTCTTGTAAAGGGCAAACACAAACTAACGTAGAAAGAAACGTAGATGGTGGTTGCCAAGACTGTAAAGCTTTATTGGATTATAAAATGCTTAATATAAATCCTAAGCCAATTGATACCTTACCTGGTTTTCATGAAAATGAACCAAAACTAAAAATAACGGGTACTGCATTTAAAAAAGACGGAAAAACACCCGCTGAAAATGTTATACTCTACATTTATCACACAAACAGAAATGGAATTTACCAACCTAGTGACAAACCTGTAGGTTCGGAAAAAAGACACGGACAACACAGAAATTGGCTTAAAACAGATAACGATGGTAAATTTACTTTTTATACATTCAGGCCAGCATCTTACCCAAACTCTCAAGAACCAGAGCACATTCATATTTATGTAAAAGAGCCCAATACAGTACCTTATTATATTGACAGCTATCAATTTGAAAGTGATCCCGCTCTTACTGAAGAAAAAAAGCAATCAGAAAAAAACAGAGGTGGCTCTGGAATTATACAACTTAAAAAAGAAGATGGCATTTGGACTGCTCATAGAGACTTAATCTTAGGGTTGAATATTCCTGATTATGAGTAA
- a CDS encoding acyl-CoA dehydrogenase family protein: MSELTKDLLRGGQFLVKETKCEDIFTPEDFSEEQTMMRDAVKEFNDREIIPHKERFEKKDYALTEETMRKAGELGFLGVAVPEAYGGLGMGFVSTMLTCDYISSGTGSFSTAFGAHTGIGTMPITLYGTEEQKQKYVPALAMGERFGAYCLTEPGAGSDANSGKTTAELTEDGKHYKINGQKMWISNAGFAEIFIVFARIEDDKNITGFILEYDKNNPNGVTLGEEEHKLGIRASSTRQVFFNDTLVPVENMLSVRGGGFKIAMNALNVGRIKLAAACLDSQRRIITHAVNYANERKQFKTPIAEFGAIKMKLAEMATNAYVGESASYRAAKNIEDRIAIRESEGNTHQEAELKGVEEYAIECSILKVAVSEDVQNCADEGIQIFGGMGFSEETPMESAWRDARIARIYEGTNEINRLLSVGMLVKKAMKGHVDLLNPAMAVQNELMGIPSFDTPDYSELFSEEKEILAKLKKVFLMVAGAALQKFGPELEQHQQLLTAASNILIEIYMAESGILRTEKNAKRFGEDAQKEQIAMAKLYLYNAVEIITKSAREGIISFAEGDEQRMMLMGLKRFTKYANYPNVVELRNTIAEKLKAENKYCF; encoded by the coding sequence ATGTCAGAATTAACAAAAGATCTTTTACGCGGAGGGCAGTTCCTAGTAAAAGAAACAAAATGTGAAGATATATTTACTCCTGAAGATTTTTCAGAAGAGCAAACAATGATGCGTGATGCGGTTAAAGAATTTAACGACCGTGAAATCATTCCTCATAAAGAACGTTTCGAAAAGAAAGATTATGCACTTACCGAAGAAACTATGCGTAAAGCTGGTGAATTAGGATTTTTAGGTGTGGCTGTTCCTGAAGCTTATGGCGGATTAGGAATGGGATTCGTTTCTACCATGTTAACATGTGATTACATTTCAAGTGGAACTGGATCTTTTAGTACTGCTTTTGGTGCACACACAGGTATTGGTACGATGCCAATTACTTTATACGGTACTGAAGAGCAAAAGCAAAAATACGTTCCTGCTTTAGCAATGGGAGAGCGTTTTGGAGCTTACTGTTTAACAGAACCAGGAGCAGGATCGGATGCTAACTCAGGTAAAACTACTGCTGAGTTAACTGAAGACGGAAAGCACTATAAAATTAACGGACAAAAAATGTGGATTTCGAATGCAGGTTTTGCTGAAATCTTCATCGTTTTTGCTCGTATCGAAGACGATAAAAACATTACTGGTTTTATCTTAGAATATGATAAAAACAATCCTAACGGAGTAACTTTAGGAGAAGAAGAACACAAATTAGGTATTCGTGCATCATCTACTCGTCAGGTATTTTTCAACGATACATTAGTTCCTGTTGAAAATATGTTATCTGTTCGTGGTGGTGGATTCAAAATAGCAATGAACGCCTTAAACGTTGGTCGTATTAAGTTAGCTGCTGCTTGTTTAGATTCTCAAAGAAGAATTATAACTCATGCTGTAAACTATGCTAACGAGCGTAAGCAATTTAAAACTCCTATTGCTGAGTTTGGAGCTATTAAAATGAAATTAGCTGAAATGGCTACTAACGCTTATGTTGGTGAGTCTGCATCATACAGAGCAGCTAAAAATATTGAAGACAGAATCGCTATTCGTGAATCTGAAGGAAACACGCATCAAGAAGCAGAATTAAAAGGTGTTGAAGAATACGCTATTGAATGTTCTATCTTAAAAGTAGCAGTTTCAGAAGACGTACAAAATTGTGCTGATGAAGGAATCCAAATTTTTGGAGGTATGGGATTCTCTGAAGAAACTCCAATGGAGTCTGCTTGGAGAGATGCTCGTATTGCTCGTATCTACGAAGGAACTAACGAAATCAACCGTTTATTATCGGTAGGAATGTTAGTTAAAAAAGCAATGAAAGGTCATGTAGATTTATTAAATCCTGCAATGGCAGTTCAAAACGAATTAATGGGAATTCCTTCTTTCGATACTCCAGATTATTCTGAATTATTCTCAGAAGAAAAAGAAATTCTTGCTAAACTTAAGAAAGTATTCTTAATGGTTGCAGGAGCTGCTTTACAAAAATTTGGACCAGAGTTAGAGCAACACCAACAGTTATTAACTGCTGCTTCAAATATTTTGATTGAAATATATATGGCAGAATCAGGAATTTTAAGAACTGAGAAGAACGCTAAGCGTTTTGGTGAAGATGCTCAAAAAGAACAGATTGCAATGGCTAAGTTATACTTATACAATGCTGTTGAAATTATTACCAAAAGTGCAAGAGAAGGAATTATTTCTTTCGCTGAAGGTGATGAGCAACGCATGATGTTAATGGGACTTAAGCGTTTTACAAAGTATGCAAACTACCCTAACGTAGTTGAATTACGTAATACAATCGCAGAAAAATTAAAAGCAGAAAATAAATACTGCTTCTAA
- a CDS encoding PliI family lysozyme inhibitor of I-type lysozyme — protein sequence MIKLTNSALLGMAFLAIVSCKKEAKKTDTQETTKQETVATITDVTGNYVSSEYEKRNEGYDWVSVAVKPAANDNIKIAVRSRADKKKPTCTFDALAEKTNDSTYTTDINGKTVVFSFKNKQISIATANKEDNSLLNFYCSGGGSLAGSYHKIEGNLDQTQIDKTIFRKNVTLQGISFSIATQKNGMETELTVIPYGLEIDNSAVTQTIDGNVVDAEIEDLNSDGSPEVLIYTKSDGSGSYGNVIGFSVNNKKSMSQIYFPPITDNKELSKGYMGHDEFTIIETTLAQRFPIYKESDSNANPTGGTRQITYKLVDGEASRKFVVKNSTEFNTNN from the coding sequence ATGATAAAACTTACCAATTCAGCACTACTAGGAATGGCATTTTTAGCCATCGTTAGCTGTAAAAAAGAAGCGAAAAAAACAGACACACAAGAAACCACAAAACAAGAAACTGTAGCTACAATTACTGATGTTACAGGAAACTACGTTTCATCAGAATACGAAAAAAGAAACGAAGGGTACGATTGGGTTTCTGTTGCTGTAAAACCAGCCGCAAATGACAATATAAAAATTGCTGTTCGCTCACGAGCTGACAAGAAAAAACCTACCTGTACTTTTGACGCTCTTGCTGAAAAAACAAATGACAGCACATATACAACTGACATAAATGGTAAGACTGTAGTATTTTCTTTTAAAAACAAACAAATTTCTATTGCAACGGCAAACAAAGAAGATAATAGTTTATTAAACTTTTACTGTTCAGGCGGAGGAAGTCTTGCGGGTTCTTATCATAAAATTGAAGGAAACCTTGACCAAACACAAATAGACAAAACCATTTTTAGAAAAAATGTAACCCTACAAGGAATTAGTTTTAGCATTGCTACTCAAAAAAATGGGATGGAAACTGAATTAACAGTTATTCCTTACGGATTAGAAATTGACAATTCTGCCGTTACTCAAACAATTGATGGTAACGTTGTTGATGCTGAAATTGAAGATTTAAATTCTGATGGTTCTCCAGAAGTTTTAATCTACACAAAATCTGACGGAAGTGGAAGCTACGGAAATGTAATAGGATTTTCAGTAAACAATAAAAAATCGATGAGTCAAATATACTTCCCTCCTATTACCGATAATAAGGAGTTAAGTAAGGGATATATGGGGCACGATGAATTTACCATTATTGAAACAACTTTAGCACAACGTTTTCCTATTTATAAAGAAAGTGATTCAAATGCTAACCCAACAGGAGGTACCAGACAAATTACTTATAAATTGGTAGATGGTGAAGCTTCAAGAAAATTTGTAGTAAAAAACTCAACTGAATTTAACACTAATAACTAA